The proteins below come from a single Oryzias latipes chromosome 14, ASM223467v1 genomic window:
- the tmem248 gene encoding transmembrane protein 248 isoform X1, with translation MVYLLNPIENLRGYITNRPPLVIFMISVSAVAIAFLTLGYFFKIKEIKSPELTEDWNTFLLRYNELDFCVSENETIKHGLNESTTPESLVVTSGQARSSTQAPLLLEDSGPINISVPIILTLDPQRPFGGYSRNITHLYATVLGQQVGLSGREAHEEINITFTLPVSWSSDECVLHGHCEQVVFSTCMTITATSNIFPVTVQPPHCVPETYTNATSWYKLFTTVRDSDTKYSQEYNPFWCYKGAIGKVYHALNPKLTVIVPDDDRSLINLHLMHTSYFLFVMVITMFCYAVIKGRPGKVRSTNPDFCPEKVHESPAELGDLRRLLCQRNNKAASSARCYLQHGQTNGRSLSVHPSCLGNTIKDT, from the exons ATg GTGTACTTGTTAAATCCTATAGAGAATCTCAGAGGTTACATCACCAACCGCCCGCCGCTGGTCATTTTCATGATCAGCGTCAGTGCAGTGGCCATCGCCTTCCTGACTCTGGGATATTTCTTCAAGATCAAGGAAATCAAGTCTCCAGAGCTGACGGAG GACTGGAACACCTTCCTGCTGCGCTACAACGAGTTGGACTTCTGCGTCTCGGAGAACGAGACGATAAAGCACGGCCTGAATGAGTCCACGACGCCGGAGAGCCTGGTGGTGACCAGCGGCCAGGCTCGCTCCAGCACCCAGGCCCCCCTTCTGCTGGAGGACTCCGGCCCCATCAACATATCGGTCCCCATCATTCTCACGCTGGACCCCCAGCGCCCGTTCGGAGGCTACTCCCGCAACATCACCCATCTGTACGCCACAGTGCTGGGGCAGCAAGTGGGCCTTTCAG gcCGAGAAGCCCACGAAGAAATCAACATCACGTTCACGCTGCCGGTGTCCTGGAGCTCGGACGAGTGCGTGCTGCACGGTCACTGTGAGCAGGTGGTGTTCAGCACCTGCATGACCATCACCGCCACCAGCAATATCTTCCCAGTCACAGT gCAGCCGCCACACTGCGTACCGGAGACGTACACCAACGCCACTTCCTGGTACAAGCTGTTCACCACAGTCCGAGACTCTGACACCAAATACAGTCAGGAATACAACCCCTTCTGGTGTTACAAAGGAGCAATTGGCAAAGTGTACCACGCTCTTAACCCCAAACTCACCGTCATTGTTCCTGAT GACGACCGCTCCCTCATCAACCTCCACCTGATGCACAccagctacttcctgtttgtcatGGTCATCACCATGTTCTGCTATGCAGTCATTAAGGGACGGCCTGGCAAGGTGCGATCGACCAACCCCGATTTCTGCCCCGAGAAGGTACATGAGTCCCCAGCAGAGCTAGGTGACCTCCGCAG GTTGCTTTGTCAGAGGAATAACAAGGCGGCGAGCTCTGCCAGGTGTTACCTGCAGCACGGACAGACGAACGGAAGGAGCCTGAGCGTACATCCCAGCTGCCTTGGGAACACAATAAAGGACACATGA
- the tmem248 gene encoding transmembrane protein 248 isoform X2 has translation MISVSAVAIAFLTLGYFFKIKEIKSPELTEDWNTFLLRYNELDFCVSENETIKHGLNESTTPESLVVTSGQARSSTQAPLLLEDSGPINISVPIILTLDPQRPFGGYSRNITHLYATVLGQQVGLSGREAHEEINITFTLPVSWSSDECVLHGHCEQVVFSTCMTITATSNIFPVTVQPPHCVPETYTNATSWYKLFTTVRDSDTKYSQEYNPFWCYKGAIGKVYHALNPKLTVIVPDDDRSLINLHLMHTSYFLFVMVITMFCYAVIKGRPGKVRSTNPDFCPEKVHESPAELGDLRRLLCQRNNKAASSARCYLQHGQTNGRSLSVHPSCLGNTIKDT, from the exons ATGATCAGCGTCAGTGCAGTGGCCATCGCCTTCCTGACTCTGGGATATTTCTTCAAGATCAAGGAAATCAAGTCTCCAGAGCTGACGGAG GACTGGAACACCTTCCTGCTGCGCTACAACGAGTTGGACTTCTGCGTCTCGGAGAACGAGACGATAAAGCACGGCCTGAATGAGTCCACGACGCCGGAGAGCCTGGTGGTGACCAGCGGCCAGGCTCGCTCCAGCACCCAGGCCCCCCTTCTGCTGGAGGACTCCGGCCCCATCAACATATCGGTCCCCATCATTCTCACGCTGGACCCCCAGCGCCCGTTCGGAGGCTACTCCCGCAACATCACCCATCTGTACGCCACAGTGCTGGGGCAGCAAGTGGGCCTTTCAG gcCGAGAAGCCCACGAAGAAATCAACATCACGTTCACGCTGCCGGTGTCCTGGAGCTCGGACGAGTGCGTGCTGCACGGTCACTGTGAGCAGGTGGTGTTCAGCACCTGCATGACCATCACCGCCACCAGCAATATCTTCCCAGTCACAGT gCAGCCGCCACACTGCGTACCGGAGACGTACACCAACGCCACTTCCTGGTACAAGCTGTTCACCACAGTCCGAGACTCTGACACCAAATACAGTCAGGAATACAACCCCTTCTGGTGTTACAAAGGAGCAATTGGCAAAGTGTACCACGCTCTTAACCCCAAACTCACCGTCATTGTTCCTGAT GACGACCGCTCCCTCATCAACCTCCACCTGATGCACAccagctacttcctgtttgtcatGGTCATCACCATGTTCTGCTATGCAGTCATTAAGGGACGGCCTGGCAAGGTGCGATCGACCAACCCCGATTTCTGCCCCGAGAAGGTACATGAGTCCCCAGCAGAGCTAGGTGACCTCCGCAG GTTGCTTTGTCAGAGGAATAACAAGGCGGCGAGCTCTGCCAGGTGTTACCTGCAGCACGGACAGACGAACGGAAGGAGCCTGAGCGTACATCCCAGCTGCCTTGGGAACACAATAAAGGACACATGA
- the tmem248 gene encoding transmembrane protein 248 isoform X3, translated as MVYLLNPIENLRGYITNRPPLVIFMISVSAVAIAFLTLGYFFKIKEIKSPELTEDWNTFLLRYNELDFCVSENETIKHGLNESTTPESLVVTSGQARSSTQAPLLLEDSGPINISVPIILTLDPQRPFGGYSRNITHLYATVLGQQVGLSGREAHEEINITFTLPVSWSSDECVLHGHCEQVVFSTCMTITATSNIFPVTVQPPHCVPETYTNATSWYKLFTTVRDSDTKYSQEYNPFWCYKGAIGKVYHALNPKLTVIVPDDDRSLINLHLMHTSYFLFVMVITMFCYAVIKGRPGKVRSTNPDFCPEKVALSEE; from the exons ATg GTGTACTTGTTAAATCCTATAGAGAATCTCAGAGGTTACATCACCAACCGCCCGCCGCTGGTCATTTTCATGATCAGCGTCAGTGCAGTGGCCATCGCCTTCCTGACTCTGGGATATTTCTTCAAGATCAAGGAAATCAAGTCTCCAGAGCTGACGGAG GACTGGAACACCTTCCTGCTGCGCTACAACGAGTTGGACTTCTGCGTCTCGGAGAACGAGACGATAAAGCACGGCCTGAATGAGTCCACGACGCCGGAGAGCCTGGTGGTGACCAGCGGCCAGGCTCGCTCCAGCACCCAGGCCCCCCTTCTGCTGGAGGACTCCGGCCCCATCAACATATCGGTCCCCATCATTCTCACGCTGGACCCCCAGCGCCCGTTCGGAGGCTACTCCCGCAACATCACCCATCTGTACGCCACAGTGCTGGGGCAGCAAGTGGGCCTTTCAG gcCGAGAAGCCCACGAAGAAATCAACATCACGTTCACGCTGCCGGTGTCCTGGAGCTCGGACGAGTGCGTGCTGCACGGTCACTGTGAGCAGGTGGTGTTCAGCACCTGCATGACCATCACCGCCACCAGCAATATCTTCCCAGTCACAGT gCAGCCGCCACACTGCGTACCGGAGACGTACACCAACGCCACTTCCTGGTACAAGCTGTTCACCACAGTCCGAGACTCTGACACCAAATACAGTCAGGAATACAACCCCTTCTGGTGTTACAAAGGAGCAATTGGCAAAGTGTACCACGCTCTTAACCCCAAACTCACCGTCATTGTTCCTGAT GACGACCGCTCCCTCATCAACCTCCACCTGATGCACAccagctacttcctgtttgtcatGGTCATCACCATGTTCTGCTATGCAGTCATTAAGGGACGGCCTGGCAAGGTGCGATCGACCAACCCCGATTTCTGCCCCGAGAAG GTTGCTTTGTCAGAGGAATAA